The DNA window TGTTGTTCTTAAAAAGAAGATATTAAAAATACTCGCACAGCTCGACACCACATATCCCGCATGAGAATTCATGAGTCCCATTTTCGACAGGATTACATAAGACGGTACATACGTTGTTGTAGCCGGCATGATATAAGTCACCATGATCAGTGTGATCAGCAGTTTTTTCCAGCGAAACCGGATATGTGTCAGCGCATAAGCGAACATTGCTGAGTTAAACAGGACCACTACGGTAATAATAATCGCCGTGTAGGCACTGTTCCACATATATCGTAAAAAGGTTCCATCTGCCAGAGCATCCGCATAATTCCCCCACTGTGCGATCGCCGGTAACACTTTCGGCGGCACAGCCCAGATCTCATCTTTTGTTTTTATGGAGTTTGTAAACATCCACAAGAAGGGGAATGCAATAATGAAGCTGATACATATCAGTGCAAGATGCACTGCAAAATTTTTTATTTTTTTTCTTCCCTGCATCCTGATTCCCCCTTTAATTATAAAATACTGTCTTCTTGGATACTTCGGTTTCTATAAGAGATAATACAACCGTAATCAATACCAGCACAATTGCAACCGCAGATGCTTTTCCGGTATTAAAGTTACGAAATGCCTCCTGATAGTAATAATACAACAAAGTTCTCGTAGCTCCGGCAGGTCCTCCCTGTGTCAGCACCTGGATCTGGTCATATGCCTGAAGTGAACTGATGGTTGACATAATAACCAGGAAAAATGTAGTAGGAGAAATCATTGGAATAATAATTTTCCAGAATCTCCAGAAACTGTTTGCTCCGTCGATTGCTGCCGCTTCCAGCAGATTCTGCGGAACTTTCCGGATGGCTTCCATATAGAAGATCATCGTCCATCCTATGGACTTCCACACTGTCACGATCAAAACACTCAGCATAGCTGTCTCACTGCTCTGTGTCCACTGAGAACCCGGTAATCCAAACAGTTCCAATACAAAGTTCAGAATACCAACACGCGGTTCAAAGATCCAAGACCATACAACACTGACCGCTACCATCGGCGTGATATAGGGAGCAAATATTACCGTTCGATAGATTCCGGTTCCTCTTCTCGCCCCATTCATTGCCAGTGCTACCAGAAGTCCGATCACAA is part of the Blautia faecicola genome and encodes:
- a CDS encoding carbohydrate ABC transporter permease, whose translation is MQGRKKIKNFAVHLALICISFIIAFPFLWMFTNSIKTKDEIWAVPPKVLPAIAQWGNYADALADGTFLRYMWNSAYTAIIITVVVLFNSAMFAYALTHIRFRWKKLLITLIMVTYIMPATTTYVPSYVILSKMGLMNSHAGYVVSSCASIFNIFFLRTTFTQINPGIVEAARIDGAGHWKILWWVVAPMSASSFVTLGLLSFLGCYNSYLWPSLLLHNKTQYLVSMGLQSFFTSEGAYGLKWGTIMAACCVIVFPLLLLFLIGQRWILNGITNDAAVKE
- a CDS encoding carbohydrate ABC transporter permease, which translates into the protein MGKGKKRAVKEKYSRKENMMGFLFILPAMIPLLVFWIIPIIWSGGLSFTDWDMMSENIHFMGLKNYTSLLKDPNFGKVLWNTLVFALGSTVPSIVIGLLVALAMNGARRGTGIYRTVIFAPYITPMVAVSVVWSWIFEPRVGILNFVLELFGLPGSQWTQSSETAMLSVLIVTVWKSIGWTMIFYMEAIRKVPQNLLEAAAIDGANSFWRFWKIIIPMISPTTFFLVIMSTISSLQAYDQIQVLTQGGPAGATRTLLYYYYQEAFRNFNTGKASAVAIVLVLITVVLSLIETEVSKKTVFYN